A single window of Polyodon spathula isolate WHYD16114869_AA chromosome 2, ASM1765450v1, whole genome shotgun sequence DNA harbors:
- the LOC121297547 gene encoding caspase-3-like isoform X6, translating into MMAETKDSRDLKSGGDAVDAKPVIMKDASSSSRTVQQPHDEDMQVDAKPDHAHPYRYNMNYPSIGQCIIINNKNFDKKTGMNVRNGTDVDAGSLLKSFKMLGYKVKVFNDQTCRQIEQCLQSIARADHSKEASFVCALLSHGDEGVLYGTDGCIEMKRLTSIFRGDRCKTLVGKPKLFFIQACRGTELDGGIESDSIESDSSPQTIPVEADFLYAYSTAPGYYSWRNTASGSWFIQSLCDVLSKYGRELELMQILTRVNHKVALEFESTSTIAGFNYKKQIPCIVSMLTKEVYFPHWLYL; encoded by the exons atgatggCAGAGACAAAGGACTCGAGAGATCTTAAGTCTGGAGGAGATGCTGTGGATGCTAAACCTGTTATCATGAAAGA TGCATCTTCTTCCTCTAGAACCGTTCAGCAGCCCCATGATGAAGACATGCAGGTGGATGCCAAGCCAGACCATGCACACCCCTACAGATATAACATGAACTATCCAAGCATCGGCCAGTGTATTATAATTAACAACAAGAACTTTGATAAAAAGACAG GAATGAATGTTCGAAATGGAACAGATGTGGATGCAGGAAGTCTCTTGAAAAGCTTCAAAATGCTGGGTTATAAAGTAAAGGTTTTCAATGACCAGACCTGCAGGCAGATCGAGCAGTGTTTACAATCTA TTGCCCGGGCAGATCACAGCAAAGAGGCCTCTTTTGTGTGTGCTCTGCTGAGCCATGGAGATGAAGGAGTGCTTTACGGAACGGACGGTTGTATCGAAATGAAAAGACTGACCAGCATTTTCAGGGGAGACCGCTGCAAGACACTGGTTGGCAAGCCGAAGTTGTTTTTCATACAG GCTTGTAGAGGAACAGAGCTAGACGGAGGTATTGAATCTGACAGTATTGAAAGTGACAGCTCTCCCCAGACGATCCCTGTGGAGGCTGATTTCTTGTACGCGTACTCCACTGCTCCAG GTTACTATTCCTGGAGGAACACTGCAAGTGGCTCCTGGTTCATCCAGTCCCTGTGTGATGTGCTGAGCAAGTACGGCAGGGAGCTGGAGCTCATGCAGATCCTTACACGGGttaaccacaaggtggcactggaATTTGAGTCCACCTCAACCATTGCAGGCTTCAATTACAAAAAGCAGATTCCATGCATCGTCTCAATGCTAACTAAAGAAGTGTATTTCCCACATTGGTTGTATTTGTGA
- the LOC121297547 gene encoding caspase-3-like isoform X7: MMAETKDSRDLKSGGDAVDAKPVIMKETVQQPHDEDMQVDAKPDHAHPYRYNMNYPSIGQCIIINNKNFDKKTGMNVRNGTDVDAGSLLKSFKMLGYKVKVFNDQTCRQIEQCLQSIARADHSKEASFVCALLSHGDEGVLYGTDGCIEMKRLTSIFRGDRCKTLVGKPKLFFIQACRGTELDGGIESDSIESDSSPQTIPVEADFLYAYSTAPGYYSWRNTASGSWFIQSLCDVLSKYGRELELMQILTRVNHKVALEFESTSTIAGFNYKKQIPCIVSMLTKEVYFPHWLYL, from the exons atgatggCAGAGACAAAGGACTCGAGAGATCTTAAGTCTGGAGGAGATGCTGTGGATGCTAAACCTGTTATCATGAAAGA AACCGTTCAGCAGCCCCATGATGAAGACATGCAGGTGGATGCCAAGCCAGACCATGCACACCCCTACAGATATAACATGAACTATCCAAGCATCGGCCAGTGTATTATAATTAACAACAAGAACTTTGATAAAAAGACAG GAATGAATGTTCGAAATGGAACAGATGTGGATGCAGGAAGTCTCTTGAAAAGCTTCAAAATGCTGGGTTATAAAGTAAAGGTTTTCAATGACCAGACCTGCAGGCAGATCGAGCAGTGTTTACAATCTA TTGCCCGGGCAGATCACAGCAAAGAGGCCTCTTTTGTGTGTGCTCTGCTGAGCCATGGAGATGAAGGAGTGCTTTACGGAACGGACGGTTGTATCGAAATGAAAAGACTGACCAGCATTTTCAGGGGAGACCGCTGCAAGACACTGGTTGGCAAGCCGAAGTTGTTTTTCATACAG GCTTGTAGAGGAACAGAGCTAGACGGAGGTATTGAATCTGACAGTATTGAAAGTGACAGCTCTCCCCAGACGATCCCTGTGGAGGCTGATTTCTTGTACGCGTACTCCACTGCTCCAG GTTACTATTCCTGGAGGAACACTGCAAGTGGCTCCTGGTTCATCCAGTCCCTGTGTGATGTGCTGAGCAAGTACGGCAGGGAGCTGGAGCTCATGCAGATCCTTACACGGGttaaccacaaggtggcactggaATTTGAGTCCACCTCAACCATTGCAGGCTTCAATTACAAAAAGCAGATTCCATGCATCGTCTCAATGCTAACTAAAGAAGTGTATTTCCCACATTGGTTGTATTTGTGA